The following are encoded in a window of Telmatobacter sp. DSM 110680 genomic DNA:
- a CDS encoding ATP-binding protein, with the protein MCFSGYILHFNSAPVGFLCLLIVVAEAILFGFWQATVVSFVAAACLDFFYYPPYLTLNITDPQDWVALGAFEISALVVSRVSSREQRSSQEASLQRVAMEQLYELSRSTLLINLHQAPGPQLSQLIRTIFSIDGVAIFDANAGKCDTVGVFREGEEYLAKECYFIQEDKDDPLTGISVRVLRIRNASVGAIAIRGALNPLVTDALASLAAITLDRCVSFEKEIQIERAHQSERLRAAVLDSLAHAVKTPLTAIQTAASGLREVGALNTSQTQLVSLVEDECSQLSQLCNRLLQTAKLDAEEVTLHKAEIAVSDLVGRVVREQSPRMAGHAIEVAFPESSLRVRGDPELLSMALVQFLDNAAKYSFAGQRVKVCAWESHSEVTISVHNFGPAIPISERESIFQRFYRSEGSKATAEGTGVGLSTVKMAAEAHRGHTWVISDEREGTTFFLSLPQVGRRSD; encoded by the coding sequence ATGTGTTTTTCTGGTTACATCCTGCACTTCAATTCAGCCCCGGTAGGTTTTCTTTGCCTGCTTATCGTTGTTGCCGAAGCAATCCTATTTGGGTTCTGGCAAGCGACAGTCGTGTCCTTTGTTGCCGCTGCGTGCCTGGATTTCTTCTACTATCCGCCGTACCTGACGCTCAACATCACCGATCCGCAGGATTGGGTGGCACTTGGCGCATTCGAGATAAGTGCGCTGGTGGTCAGCCGGGTATCCTCTCGCGAACAGCGGAGTTCGCAGGAGGCCAGTTTGCAGCGTGTGGCGATGGAGCAGCTATATGAACTGAGTCGCAGTACGCTGTTGATCAACCTCCACCAAGCGCCTGGGCCACAGCTTTCGCAACTAATTCGCACGATCTTCTCAATCGACGGCGTCGCGATTTTCGACGCGAATGCCGGCAAGTGTGACACAGTAGGCGTATTTAGAGAAGGCGAAGAATATCTCGCGAAGGAATGCTATTTCATTCAAGAAGACAAGGACGACCCTCTCACCGGAATCTCAGTCAGAGTCTTGAGAATCAGAAATGCGTCTGTCGGGGCAATCGCCATTCGTGGCGCGCTGAATCCGCTTGTAACGGATGCTCTCGCTTCGTTGGCGGCTATCACGCTTGATCGCTGCGTGTCGTTTGAAAAAGAGATCCAGATTGAGCGGGCCCATCAAAGCGAGCGTCTGCGCGCCGCGGTGCTTGATTCACTTGCGCACGCCGTTAAGACGCCTTTGACAGCTATTCAGACGGCTGCCTCCGGACTGCGGGAAGTCGGTGCTCTCAATACCTCGCAGACGCAGTTGGTCTCACTAGTCGAGGACGAGTGCAGTCAGCTCAGCCAGCTTTGCAATCGGCTCCTTCAAACAGCGAAGCTCGATGCCGAAGAAGTGACTCTACATAAAGCCGAGATAGCGGTCTCTGATCTCGTTGGGCGCGTAGTGCGGGAACAGTCCCCGCGTATGGCGGGACATGCCATCGAGGTCGCATTTCCGGAGTCTTCTTTGAGAGTCAGGGGTGACCCGGAGTTGCTTTCAATGGCATTGGTGCAATTCCTGGACAATGCCGCAAAGTATTCGTTTGCCGGCCAGAGGGTCAAAGTGTGCGCATGGGAAAGTCACTCTGAAGTCACGATCTCGGTACACAACTTTGGGCCCGCCATTCCAATTTCTGAGCGAGAGAGTATCTTCCAGCGCTTCTACCGGAGTGAAGGGTCAAAAGCGACGGCAGAGGGCACGGGCGTTGGACTTTCGACGGTAAAGATGGCGGCCGAAGCGCACCGAGGTCACACGTGGGTTATCAGCGACGAGAGAGAAGGAACGACATTCTTTCTTTCACTACCGCAAGTTGGAAGGAGATCAGATTGA
- a CDS encoding response regulator transcription factor has protein sequence MNENQSTVLIVDDEPSIRISLRTILSGLGFVVVEAARGEEAVSLVRTAHFDIVLLDINMPGLGGIEVCRVMRKNEPLLPIVMLTVQGSEDRKVEALDAGADDYITKPFQLRELIARIRAAVRRNIIVEDQNKQILIGDVRLDIERHLVQKKGRNVHLTPKQFDLLHYLMANAGRPVPHAKLLRTVWGPEYGNELEYLRTFVRQVRMKIEDDPANPAYLLTESHIGYRFSESV, from the coding sequence TTGAACGAAAATCAGTCCACTGTACTTATAGTCGACGACGAACCTTCGATTCGCATTTCACTGCGAACGATTCTTTCGGGACTTGGCTTCGTCGTCGTGGAGGCTGCACGGGGCGAAGAAGCGGTCTCGCTAGTCCGCACTGCGCACTTCGACATCGTTCTTCTCGACATCAATATGCCGGGCTTGGGCGGGATCGAGGTGTGCCGTGTGATGCGCAAAAACGAACCGCTTCTTCCGATCGTCATGCTTACCGTACAGGGGAGCGAAGATCGCAAGGTGGAAGCGTTGGATGCTGGGGCCGATGATTACATCACCAAGCCGTTTCAACTTCGCGAGCTCATTGCGCGAATCCGAGCCGCTGTTCGCCGCAACATCATTGTTGAGGATCAAAACAAGCAGATCCTGATCGGGGATGTCCGGCTCGACATTGAGCGGCATCTGGTGCAGAAAAAAGGTAGGAACGTCCACCTGACTCCAAAGCAATTTGACTTGCTCCATTACTTGATGGCGAACGCAGGTAGACCTGTGCCGCATGCCAAACTGCTCAGAACAGTCTGGGGGCCTGAATACGGAAATGAGCTGGAGTACCTGCGAACATTCGTGCGACAGGTGCGAATGAAGATCGAGGACGACCCAGCGAATCCGGCGTACCTCCTCACCGAATCGCACATTGGCTATCGATTTAGCGAGTCTGTGTAG
- a CDS encoding bifunctional 4-hydroxy-2-oxoglutarate aldolase/2-dehydro-3-deoxy-phosphogluconate aldolase → MTREEARTRIEAIGIFPGIRVGSADQALYCAEILYASGIPIAEIPMTVPDAVEIIRRIAREFPDLVIGAGTVLDSETAYRCIDAGARFITSTGLIPEVVAATLEANVVAIPGGLTPTEVIACWKAGGDYVKIFPAASLGGDLYIRSLRLPLPQIPLIAAGGVSQQTAEGFVRAGASALGVGMELLPKEAVAKRQNHRIQELARRFLGLVQKGRSSQ, encoded by the coding sequence ATGACTCGCGAAGAAGCTAGAACTCGGATTGAGGCGATCGGTATATTTCCGGGCATTCGCGTCGGCTCCGCAGATCAGGCCTTGTATTGCGCCGAGATCCTCTACGCGTCGGGAATTCCCATTGCCGAAATCCCCATGACCGTGCCGGATGCCGTGGAGATCATTCGCCGAATCGCGCGTGAATTTCCCGACTTGGTAATCGGCGCTGGAACTGTTCTCGATAGTGAGACTGCATATCGATGTATCGATGCCGGCGCGCGCTTCATTACCAGTACCGGATTGATTCCGGAGGTGGTCGCTGCCACGCTCGAGGCAAACGTCGTCGCCATTCCCGGCGGCCTTACACCGACAGAGGTAATTGCGTGCTGGAAGGCTGGCGGGGACTACGTGAAGATTTTCCCGGCCGCTTCTCTTGGCGGCGATCTCTACATTCGTTCACTTAGGCTTCCCCTCCCGCAGATCCCCCTGATTGCAGCCGGCGGCGTGAGCCAGCAGACCGCTGAAGGCTTCGTTCGGGCTGGCGCTTCTGCCCTCGGGGTCGGAATGGAGCTTCTCCCCAAGGAGGCCGTTGCAAAGCGGCAAAATCATCGCATTCAGGAACTTGCACGCCGCTTCCTCGGCCTTGTCCAGAAAGGACGCTCGTCGCAATAG
- a CDS encoding M14 family zinc carboxypeptidase, translated as MNRPSFDMSLPVIARRSFSQLRCVASAALVLSLVAVPASSQSSSANDEGYTKKIKEYTTQPFFLTDLVDHLPASATVPTPEKVLGHIVGAPDVLTYSKDIYRYYDELAKASPRVKVFRVGQTEEGRDFVLVAVSDEANIAQLDHLKEITAKLADPRKLSEAEAQQLIASGKPFYWASGSIHSPESGSPEMLMELAYRLAVEDTPMIQSIRKNTVFLITPIVEVDGHDRMVDWTNYRKAYPTRPQPDLVYWGHYVQHDNNRDAIGMGLKLSQMMMKEFLEWHPQVLHDLHESEPYLYISTGTGPYNAWLDPIVVSEWQKMAYNEVEQLTEKGVVGVWTHGFYDGWAPNYMFYVANGHNSIGRFYETFGNLYPESTERTLRPSETSRTWYRPNPPLPKVKWSLRNNTNLEESGVLLALDYLAQHPQEFLSNFYLKSKRSVAKATTEGPAAWAILNDGRRPALAAQLAGLMQSQGAEVQRLDQDFEAKPATAPEKAADGDAKKAEGEAKKEDKPGSDKPESNNAAKDADAKKLESKIIKVPKGSYIIRMDQPYSRMVDMLLDTQYYSTADPRPYDDTGWTLGPLRNVSTLRITDTAILKAPITMVDGPARNLNGGVAAPVVAKGKSPGVKCYIIQANAEPNLAALRYRLKDAKIFAAEESFDAADKKFAAGSFLLPVDGNSPGLESDLRQAASELGIQVVSVAQEPAVARHALTAPRIALLHTWTSTQNEGWFRLALEATGVPYTYISDTAVRTTPNLRDKFDVILFPPTFSDLRELLAGIPKRILPDGTDAGPIPWQKSDVTPNWGGIDESPDIRGGLGFEGLTHLKQFVEDGGLFIAVGSSTHLAVDLGLTDSVTIAETHQLQARGSIVRAKVEDAKSPIAYGYDESVGVYFNQAPVFKVSLTGEGRAASEASRPSGRGSTTDPDIPQGRNWTTPEAQPERSRAAQELYVDPQNRVFFSSELPPPSLYPRVILRFADEKELWISGMLAGGSELAGAPAIVDVPSGRGHIVLFANNPMWRQETQGSFMLVLNAALNFDHLDVGRKAPAGATAKPAKTAF; from the coding sequence ATGAATCGGCCCAGTTTCGATATGAGTCTTCCGGTAATCGCGCGGCGTTCGTTTTCGCAGCTTCGGTGTGTCGCGAGCGCAGCGTTAGTGCTCAGTCTTGTCGCAGTTCCGGCAAGCTCGCAAAGCAGCTCTGCGAACGATGAAGGTTACACGAAGAAAATTAAGGAATACACAACTCAGCCGTTTTTCCTGACCGACCTTGTTGATCATCTTCCAGCCTCGGCGACTGTTCCAACGCCGGAAAAGGTCCTAGGCCACATCGTCGGCGCTCCCGACGTTTTGACATACTCAAAGGATATTTATCGCTACTACGACGAATTAGCCAAGGCTTCGCCACGCGTCAAGGTTTTCAGAGTCGGACAAACGGAAGAGGGTCGAGATTTCGTGTTGGTTGCGGTAAGCGATGAAGCAAACATCGCACAGCTTGACCATCTTAAGGAGATCACCGCTAAGCTCGCTGACCCACGCAAGTTATCGGAAGCCGAGGCGCAGCAGCTCATTGCTTCCGGCAAGCCTTTCTACTGGGCCTCCGGCTCCATTCACTCACCGGAATCCGGCTCGCCTGAGATGCTGATGGAACTGGCATATCGTTTGGCGGTTGAAGACACGCCGATGATTCAGAGCATCCGCAAGAACACGGTATTTTTGATTACGCCGATCGTGGAAGTGGACGGCCACGATCGCATGGTGGATTGGACCAATTACCGCAAGGCTTATCCCACCAGGCCGCAACCCGACCTCGTCTATTGGGGACACTACGTCCAGCACGACAATAATCGCGACGCGATTGGCATGGGTCTCAAGCTATCGCAAATGATGATGAAGGAGTTTCTCGAGTGGCATCCGCAGGTGCTGCACGATCTCCACGAATCTGAGCCGTACTTATATATCTCGACCGGCACCGGTCCCTACAATGCGTGGCTGGATCCCATTGTGGTGAGCGAGTGGCAGAAGATGGCGTACAACGAGGTGGAACAACTGACGGAGAAGGGTGTGGTCGGGGTATGGACCCACGGCTTTTACGATGGGTGGGCGCCGAACTACATGTTCTATGTGGCGAACGGCCACAACTCCATTGGGCGGTTTTACGAGACCTTCGGCAACCTGTACCCCGAGTCCACCGAACGCACGTTGCGTCCGTCGGAGACATCGCGCACCTGGTACCGCCCTAACCCGCCGCTTCCCAAGGTGAAGTGGTCGCTGCGCAACAACACCAATCTGGAGGAGAGCGGCGTGCTGCTGGCACTTGATTATCTCGCCCAGCATCCGCAGGAGTTTCTCAGCAATTTTTATCTCAAGAGCAAACGCTCGGTAGCCAAGGCAACCACGGAAGGCCCGGCGGCATGGGCGATTCTAAACGATGGCCGTCGGCCAGCACTCGCCGCCCAGCTTGCAGGGCTGATGCAAAGCCAAGGCGCCGAGGTGCAAAGGCTCGATCAGGATTTTGAAGCGAAGCCTGCAACTGCGCCCGAGAAAGCCGCTGATGGAGACGCAAAGAAGGCAGAAGGCGAGGCAAAGAAAGAGGACAAGCCCGGGTCCGATAAACCTGAAAGTAACAACGCTGCTAAAGACGCAGACGCCAAAAAACTTGAGAGCAAAATTATCAAGGTCCCAAAGGGCAGCTACATCATCCGCATGGATCAGCCCTACAGCCGTATGGTGGACATGCTCCTCGATACGCAGTACTACTCGACAGCTGATCCACGCCCTTACGATGACACGGGCTGGACACTCGGACCGCTGCGCAACGTCAGTACTCTGCGCATCACCGATACCGCGATCTTGAAAGCACCCATCACGATGGTGGACGGGCCGGCGCGCAATCTCAATGGAGGTGTTGCGGCACCAGTTGTTGCCAAGGGAAAATCTCCGGGGGTCAAGTGCTACATCATCCAAGCCAACGCCGAACCAAACCTGGCGGCGCTGCGCTATCGCTTGAAAGATGCAAAGATCTTCGCGGCGGAGGAATCGTTTGATGCGGCCGACAAGAAGTTCGCCGCTGGATCGTTCCTTCTCCCGGTGGATGGCAACTCGCCTGGTCTGGAGTCGGACCTGCGACAGGCCGCGAGTGAGTTAGGCATTCAGGTCGTTAGCGTAGCGCAGGAACCTGCAGTAGCTCGTCACGCGCTGACAGCGCCACGGATTGCCCTGCTTCATACCTGGACCAGTACACAGAATGAAGGATGGTTTCGACTGGCTCTTGAAGCGACGGGAGTTCCTTATACGTACATCTCCGATACCGCGGTGCGCACCACGCCTAACTTGCGCGACAAATTCGACGTCATCCTCTTTCCACCCACATTTTCTGATTTGCGCGAACTTCTTGCAGGCATCCCAAAGCGCATCTTGCCCGATGGCACCGATGCCGGTCCTATCCCATGGCAAAAATCCGATGTCACGCCAAACTGGGGAGGCATCGACGAATCTCCCGACATACGCGGCGGACTTGGCTTTGAAGGTTTAACCCACTTGAAGCAATTCGTAGAAGACGGCGGGCTATTTATCGCTGTCGGTTCGAGTACGCATCTTGCCGTCGATCTGGGCTTAACTGATTCCGTCACGATTGCGGAAACGCACCAACTGCAGGCGCGCGGCTCCATCGTCCGCGCTAAGGTGGAGGATGCCAAAAGCCCGATTGCTTATGGATACGACGAGTCAGTAGGCGTGTATTTCAACCAGGCGCCAGTTTTCAAAGTCTCGCTGACGGGGGAAGGGCGTGCAGCGTCAGAAGCCTCGCGTCCCAGCGGACGCGGTTCCACCACTGATCCTGACATTCCGCAGGGTCGCAATTGGACGACACCGGAGGCTCAACCGGAGCGGAGCCGCGCGGCACAGGAACTATATGTGGACCCTCAAAACCGTGTCTTCTTCAGCAGCGAACTTCCTCCGCCCTCGCTTTATCCGCGTGTCATCCTGCGCTTCGCTGACGAAAAAGAATTGTGGATCAGCGGCATGCTCGCGGGAGGTTCGGAGTTGGCGGGTGCGCCGGCAATTGTCGATGTGCCGTCAGGCCGCGGCCACATTGTGCTCTTCGCCAATAATCCGATGTGGCGTCAGGAGACACAAGGCAGTTTCATGCTTGTACTCAATGCTGCGCTCAATTTCGACCATCTGGATGTGGGGCGAAAAGCACCCGCCGGCGCCACTGCTAAACCCGCGAAGACTGCGTTTTGA